A stretch of Clostridium formicaceticum DNA encodes these proteins:
- a CDS encoding YczE/YyaS/YitT family protein, with translation MKQFYARLLRLICGLFLYALGIVVTMNAHMGYAPWDVFHVGFAKTIGISIGTVSIITGVIIGIITVLLGEKLGLGTILNMVLIGVFIDMLLGFHIIPVASNFMFGIIMLIVGLFIIALASYFYIESAFGAGPRDSLMFALTRKTGLPVGVCRGTIELLAVFVGWRLGGMIGIGTIISAFVIGFCVQTTFKLLKFDATEIKHETLDQTYKTLFNNKKEQFHEEEVLKKGL, from the coding sequence ATGAAACAATTTTATGCCCGTCTGCTGCGCTTAATATGCGGACTTTTCCTATATGCACTTGGAATTGTTGTTACAATGAATGCCCATATGGGATATGCTCCATGGGATGTTTTCCATGTTGGATTTGCAAAAACAATAGGAATAAGTATCGGAACCGTTTCGATTATAACTGGAGTAATTATTGGAATAATAACAGTATTGCTTGGTGAAAAGCTTGGACTTGGTACCATTTTAAATATGGTGCTTATTGGAGTGTTTATAGATATGCTTCTTGGATTTCATATAATCCCTGTGGCAAGCAACTTCATGTTTGGAATCATCATGCTTATTGTAGGGTTGTTTATAATTGCTTTAGCTTCATACTTTTACATTGAATCAGCGTTTGGAGCAGGTCCAAGGGACAGTTTGATGTTTGCACTTACTCGAAAAACGGGATTACCCGTAGGTGTCTGCCGTGGAACAATTGAGCTTTTAGCAGTGTTTGTCGGATGGAGGCTCGGGGGTATGATTGGTATCGGAACAATTATATCTGCGTTTGTAATAGGATTTTGTGTTCAGACAACCTTTAAGTTGCTTAAGTTTGATGCAACAGAAATTAAACACGAAACATTAGATCAGACATATAAAACCCTTTTTAACAATAAAAAAGAGCAGTTTCATGAAGAAGAGGTGCTTAAAAAGGGTCTATAA
- a CDS encoding acyl-CoA dehydratase activase gives MYSIGIDIGSVASKAVVFDGEKVIAKVILPTGWSPRETGEKILECLLAEAKIERDQIKTITGTGYGRVALSFIDKKVTEITCHGVGAHFLDPEVRTVIDIGGQDSKVIKLEEKGNVIDFLMNDKCAAGTGRFLQVMAHALEIDISELSEVAEGATPKNINSMCTVFAESEVVSLMAEGASKESIAAGLLQSVANKTYSLASKVGVENKVFFSGGVSKNPLLKEYLGEKLGIEIYTSSMAQFMGAIGAAVIGYK, from the coding sequence ATGTATAGCATAGGGATTGATATTGGTTCGGTAGCTAGTAAGGCAGTAGTGTTTGATGGGGAGAAGGTGATTGCTAAAGTCATACTACCTACTGGGTGGAGTCCTAGGGAAACCGGCGAGAAAATATTAGAATGCCTGCTGGCGGAAGCGAAGATTGAAAGAGATCAGATAAAAACCATCACAGGAACAGGATATGGTCGTGTAGCCTTATCTTTTATAGACAAAAAAGTTACGGAAATCACTTGCCATGGCGTAGGGGCACATTTTTTAGATCCTGAAGTAAGAACAGTTATTGACATAGGTGGACAGGATAGTAAAGTAATTAAACTGGAGGAAAAAGGGAACGTTATTGATTTCCTAATGAATGATAAATGTGCTGCTGGAACGGGACGGTTTTTGCAGGTAATGGCCCATGCTTTGGAGATCGATATCAGTGAGCTGTCAGAGGTGGCAGAAGGTGCCACGCCTAAAAATATAAATAGTATGTGTACAGTTTTTGCTGAATCAGAGGTAGTAAGCTTGATGGCAGAGGGAGCCTCCAAGGAAAGTATAGCGGCTGGGTTGTTGCAATCGGTAGCCAACAAAACCTATTCACTAGCCAGCAAAGTAGGCGTGGAAAATAAGGTTTTCTTTTCTGGAGGTGTTTCAAAAAACCCTTTATTAAAAGAATATCTAGGAGAAAAGTTAGGGATAGAAATCTATACTTCTAGTATGGCACAGTTTATGGGGGCGATAGGAGCCGCAGTGATTGGATATAAGTAA
- a CDS encoding double-cubane-cluster-containing anaerobic reductase, producing the protein MRPVLMEKVEELRGINAVKIKEASEAGRKVVGMYCVFSPQEIVLAAGAIPVTLCGTKQEPIEDAEKELPRNLCPLIKSSYGFAITDKCPYFYFSDVLLAETTCDGKKKMYELMGKIKPMHVMNLPQTADGAEALSYWKQEVVHFKNFLEEKFGVEITEEKLRAAVKLANRERIALKKLHQLSAHKPAPLTGMDMMLAQWLKGFNVDKEAGIQLIEDLIVEIEERMAEGKFAFDENTPRILLTGVPIGSGSEKVLKILEEAGASVVALENCTGYKGLDIMVDEEKEPILAIAEKYLSTPCSCMSNNTRRLDLIKRLAKEYQVDAVVDLTWQACHTYNIESFTVKNFVKEELNLPFLQIETDYSNSDVGQIKVRVEAFLESFLETVK; encoded by the coding sequence GTGAGGCCAGTACTTATGGAAAAGGTAGAAGAACTTAGAGGAATCAATGCTGTAAAAATTAAAGAAGCCAGTGAAGCTGGACGCAAAGTAGTAGGAATGTATTGTGTTTTTTCGCCACAGGAAATTGTACTAGCAGCTGGAGCTATTCCTGTAACCCTATGTGGCACCAAGCAAGAGCCAATAGAAGATGCAGAAAAGGAATTGCCGAGAAATCTATGTCCACTGATTAAGTCTAGCTATGGTTTTGCTATTACTGACAAATGTCCCTACTTCTATTTTTCGGATGTGTTATTAGCGGAGACAACCTGTGACGGGAAGAAAAAAATGTATGAACTAATGGGTAAAATTAAACCTATGCATGTAATGAACCTTCCTCAAACAGCTGATGGAGCAGAGGCTTTATCCTACTGGAAACAAGAAGTAGTACACTTTAAAAACTTTCTTGAAGAAAAGTTTGGAGTAGAGATTACTGAAGAAAAACTAAGAGCTGCCGTTAAGCTTGCTAATCGAGAAAGAATAGCATTAAAGAAATTACATCAATTAAGTGCTCATAAACCAGCACCTCTTACTGGGATGGATATGATGCTGGCTCAATGGTTAAAAGGCTTTAATGTAGATAAAGAAGCTGGTATTCAGTTGATTGAGGATTTAATTGTTGAAATAGAAGAAAGAATGGCAGAAGGAAAATTTGCTTTTGATGAAAATACTCCTAGAATATTACTAACTGGGGTACCTATTGGAAGTGGGTCTGAGAAAGTATTGAAGATATTAGAAGAGGCGGGAGCTAGTGTGGTAGCTTTAGAAAATTGTACTGGATATAAAGGATTAGACATAATGGTGGATGAAGAAAAAGAGCCAATTCTAGCTATAGCAGAAAAATATCTATCAACGCCATGTTCCTGTATGAGTAATAACACCAGGAGGCTAGATTTAATTAAAAGGCTAGCCAAGGAATATCAGGTGGATGCAGTAGTGGATTTAACATGGCAGGCCTGTCATACCTACAATATCGAATCATTTACCGTAAAGAACTTTGTGAAAGAAGAATTGAATCTACCCTTTTTACAAATAGAAACCGATTACTCTAATTCGGATGTAGGACAAATAAAGGTGAGAGTAGAGGCTTTCTTAGAATCTTTTCTTGAAACAGTAAAGTAA
- a CDS encoding ABC transporter permease subunit yields the protein MSKYRPYYVPFFFLILSIFGIITANVSTGFVLGQLYSRFLRNAIFLLALIIPIISGMGINFAITIGAIAAQMAMVIVIDMGLPGGRALLLAAVMSIGLAVALGNIVGFLLNKAKGKEMIASIVIGFLGTNVYQLIFMVGYGTVITPFNEEILLTRGIGVKSMLDCMDFKTLFAGIMPITIGDTTGSLLPIIIVFILALIVHLISVSKIGYHMRAVGENLSISEKLGIDVDKTRRISIVISTVLAALAHLMFVQDLGVINVYSGHLNLDIFSAAALLAGGATFKKATIKNAFIGVILFHTLFIISPLAGQNLFKNPALGEYFRSFIAYGTIIFALMLNLKHEKANTAIIKVDAKV from the coding sequence GTGAGCAAGTATAGACCCTATTACGTACCTTTTTTCTTTTTAATCCTTTCTATATTTGGTATTATAACAGCAAATGTAAGCACAGGTTTTGTGTTAGGACAGCTTTATTCTAGATTTCTTCGAAATGCAATATTTCTGCTGGCTTTAATTATTCCTATTATTTCAGGCATGGGGATTAACTTTGCTATTACGATTGGCGCTATAGCAGCGCAGATGGCTATGGTGATTGTCATTGATATGGGATTGCCAGGAGGAAGAGCCCTCTTGTTGGCTGCAGTTATGAGTATTGGATTGGCAGTTGCACTCGGCAATATTGTTGGGTTTTTGTTAAATAAAGCAAAGGGTAAAGAGATGATTGCCAGCATCGTTATTGGTTTTTTAGGCACCAATGTATATCAGCTTATATTTATGGTGGGTTATGGCACTGTCATTACTCCTTTTAATGAAGAGATCCTACTTACAAGGGGAATAGGGGTAAAGAGTATGCTGGATTGCATGGACTTTAAAACACTTTTTGCAGGAATCATGCCTATTACCATAGGAGACACCACAGGCTCCCTTTTACCTATCATCATCGTATTCATACTTGCCCTTATCGTGCATTTGATATCTGTTTCCAAAATAGGCTATCATATGAGGGCAGTGGGAGAGAATTTATCGATATCAGAAAAATTAGGTATAGATGTTGATAAAACTAGAAGAATTTCAATTGTAATTTCTACTGTTTTAGCCGCTTTAGCTCATCTCATGTTTGTTCAAGATTTGGGAGTTATTAATGTTTATTCAGGACATTTGAACCTAGATATTTTTTCAGCAGCAGCACTCTTGGCTGGTGGGGCCACATTTAAAAAAGCAACAATTAAAAATGCTTTTATTGGAGTCATCCTTTTTCATACTCTATTTATAATTTCTCCTCTTGCAGGACAGAACTTATTTAAAAACCCTGCTTTAGGTGAATATTTCAGAAGTTTTATAGCCTATGGAACGATTATCTTTGCTTTAATGTTGAACTTGAAACATGAAAAGGCAAATACAGCAATAATTAAGGTTGATGCCAAGGTATAG
- a CDS encoding ABC transporter permease subunit has translation MKKINIGVPQIIIIVYLFILTISLSFIDIPMIEMINTSLIKWAMNGVLVLSLVPMINIGVGRNFGLPIGICAGLIGMCIAVELRLEGWSGFLVAIFMGTVVALIFGGIYSIILNKLKGNEEIVGTFAGFSFIPIMNTFWTLAPFKNRQMLYPVGGQGLRPKISLNQYFGGVLDNALKINIGKLVIPVGLLLFFAILCLIVHLFFKTKIGTVMSAIAENEAFVKLSGVNINRYRTYAIIFSTILAAIGICVYAQSYGFVELYNGPFMMAFPAVSAILIGGATRKKATIFHALVGAYLYQTTFLLSVPVANALLIPEMSEVIRMIVTNSIILYAFLYEGVLKKSEQV, from the coding sequence ATGAAAAAAATTAATATAGGCGTCCCTCAAATCATTATTATTGTGTACTTATTCATTTTAACAATATCCTTAAGTTTTATAGATATTCCAATGATAGAAATGATTAATACTTCCCTAATAAAGTGGGCTATGAATGGGGTTCTTGTTTTATCTTTAGTACCCATGATTAATATTGGGGTAGGAAGAAATTTTGGGCTGCCTATAGGAATCTGTGCAGGATTGATAGGAATGTGTATAGCTGTTGAATTAAGACTTGAAGGTTGGTCTGGTTTTCTAGTGGCTATATTTATGGGAACAGTGGTGGCTTTGATATTCGGTGGGATTTATTCCATCATTTTAAATAAACTCAAAGGAAATGAAGAAATTGTAGGAACTTTCGCAGGTTTCTCCTTTATACCCATTATGAATACCTTTTGGACACTGGCCCCCTTTAAAAATAGACAAATGCTTTATCCTGTAGGTGGGCAAGGTCTAAGACCTAAGATTAGCTTAAATCAGTATTTTGGAGGGGTTTTAGACAATGCACTAAAGATAAATATAGGAAAGTTAGTGATTCCTGTAGGATTATTATTATTTTTCGCTATACTTTGTTTAATTGTACATCTATTTTTCAAGACAAAAATAGGCACAGTGATGTCAGCTATAGCTGAAAATGAGGCTTTTGTAAAGCTATCTGGTGTAAATATCAATAGGTATAGGACTTATGCTATTATTTTTTCTACGATTTTAGCTGCCATAGGTATATGTGTGTATGCCCAAAGCTATGGCTTTGTAGAATTATATAATGGGCCATTTATGATGGCTTTTCCTGCTGTATCGGCAATCTTGATTGGGGGGGCCACTAGAAAAAAGGCAACGATATTTCATGCCTTAGTAGGTGCATATCTTTACCAAACAACCTTTTTACTATCAGTGCCTGTTGCAAATGCTTTGCTTATCCCTGAAATGTCAGAGGTGATCAGGATGATTGTAACCAACAGCATTATACTTTATGCATTTTTATATGAGGGGGTGCTAAAGAAAAGTGAGCAAGTATAG
- a CDS encoding sugar ABC transporter ATP-binding protein, with protein sequence MLKVENLTKKFEESYALKDVNFSLKKGEIHGLVGANGSGKSTLMNILFGSGHIKDTGGYSGRIFIEEENITISSTLDALRHGIGLVHQEFALLGSLDISSNIKINRENIYPLAGKILGREFGIVDTKKNKEDAKNALSKIGVNIDPSIKVSNVSINMKQFIEIAREIDNTNLKILMLDEPTASLNQEDTRILLKSLRAIADTGISIIFVSHRLEEVTQICDRVTVLRDGEVISHYSKEEFEINKIALDMIGIQVVQTKRKRTVGNRDKIISFQNVQVTQGDKLYKEISLDIKKGEVLGITGLAGYGQEIFGYGLMGLYDMKGNVFINGEKVIPGDVGLISKKGIYMLPDERKEMGLLLGSSIWENVVFGSYEQHKEFLKYPKMKGLSFLNHGVIDNYSSKLVEDLNIKVRDIYQPIKELSGGNQQKVCIARALTINPEILFVGEPTRGIDIYSKEIVLEMLLKMNEEKGMTIVISSGEIGELKRICDRIVIMYGGEVFDILEPDVDDEVFSLAISGRRVESYEKN encoded by the coding sequence ATGCTGAAGGTAGAAAATCTGACGAAAAAATTTGAAGAAAGCTATGCACTAAAGGATGTTAACTTTTCGTTAAAAAAGGGAGAGATTCATGGACTTGTAGGAGCAAATGGGTCTGGAAAAAGTACATTGATGAACATTTTATTTGGAAGCGGTCATATAAAAGATACTGGGGGATATTCAGGTAGAATATTTATAGAAGAAGAAAACATCACTATAAGCAGTACACTAGACGCATTAAGGCATGGTATTGGTCTAGTGCATCAAGAGTTTGCATTACTAGGGAGCCTCGATATTAGTAGTAATATTAAAATCAATAGGGAAAATATTTATCCTTTGGCGGGAAAAATTTTAGGAAGAGAATTTGGAATAGTAGATACAAAAAAAAATAAAGAAGACGCTAAAAATGCTTTATCTAAAATAGGAGTAAATATTGATCCTAGTATAAAGGTGAGCAACGTCTCCATTAATATGAAGCAGTTTATTGAAATTGCAAGGGAAATAGATAATACCAACTTGAAAATATTAATGTTGGATGAGCCAACAGCTTCTCTGAATCAGGAGGATACAAGGATACTATTAAAAAGCTTAAGAGCCATTGCAGACACAGGTATATCTATTATCTTTGTTTCCCATAGACTGGAGGAAGTAACGCAGATATGTGATAGAGTAACGGTATTAAGGGATGGGGAAGTTATTTCTCATTATAGTAAAGAAGAGTTTGAAATCAATAAAATAGCTTTAGATATGATAGGTATACAGGTAGTACAAACCAAAAGAAAAAGAACAGTTGGAAATAGAGACAAGATCATCTCCTTTCAAAATGTACAAGTAACCCAGGGGGACAAATTATATAAGGAAATTTCTCTTGATATAAAAAAGGGAGAGGTTCTTGGCATCACGGGTTTAGCGGGATATGGTCAAGAGATATTTGGATACGGATTAATGGGATTGTATGATATGAAGGGAAATGTGTTTATCAATGGGGAAAAGGTTATACCTGGGGATGTAGGCTTAATTTCTAAAAAAGGTATATATATGCTTCCAGATGAAAGAAAAGAGATGGGGCTATTACTTGGAAGTTCAATATGGGAGAATGTTGTTTTTGGTTCTTATGAACAACACAAGGAATTTCTAAAATATCCTAAGATGAAGGGATTATCTTTTTTAAACCATGGCGTGATTGATAACTATAGCAGTAAATTAGTTGAAGATTTAAATATTAAGGTTAGAGATATCTATCAACCTATCAAGGAGCTAAGTGGCGGTAATCAACAAAAAGTCTGTATTGCCAGAGCCTTAACCATAAATCCGGAGATTCTATTTGTAGGGGAACCTACTAGAGGCATAGATATTTATTCAAAAGAAATTGTGCTGGAAATGTTGTTAAAAATGAATGAAGAAAAGGGTATGACGATTGTCATTTCGTCTGGAGAGATTGGAGAGTTAAAAAGAATATGTGATCGTATTGTCATTATGTATGGAGGAGAGGTTTTTGACATTCTTGAACCGGATGTAGATGATGAAGTATTTAGCTTAGCCATATCGGGAAGAAGGGTGGAAAGCTATGAAAAAAATTAA
- a CDS encoding DUF3798 domain-containing protein, with amino-acid sequence MFRKTMAFMIVIMMIFSLAACQSSTTTNEGGEAADVAVSAGYKIGIVTPTLSTSEDEFRAAAIMADKYPDIVRHITLPENFNIELETGISQILSLADGPEMKAIIVNSGQAGLLPAFQTIRERRPDILTIATMMDEPDLMSNYIDMNFSTDWLRRGVTIPTKAKEMGAKTFIHYSFPTHLARDLVANRKDAMKRTAEELGMEFVEIITPDPQTGDGTAPMLQFLREDIPRQITKYGPDINIFGSNCPMYDVILDEALKSKFIVAEQCCPTPTQAYPTVMGLEIAPEDIGNFDLINAMITEKVKEAEMTGRLSGWAMPSSVYIPQFEIELAKYIIEKEIDHKDVLNKAFLDDFSKEVMGVRGDFEPMGEYDNYFMLVLDSIYY; translated from the coding sequence ATGTTTAGGAAAACTATGGCATTCATGATAGTAATAATGATGATTTTTTCATTGGCAGCCTGTCAAAGCAGCACAACAACAAATGAAGGAGGAGAAGCTGCAGATGTAGCAGTATCTGCAGGCTATAAGATTGGTATTGTTACTCCAACCTTATCAACGAGTGAAGATGAGTTTAGAGCAGCTGCTATTATGGCAGATAAATATCCTGATATTGTTAGACACATAACACTGCCAGAAAACTTTAATATTGAATTAGAAACTGGAATAAGTCAAATATTGAGTTTGGCAGATGGCCCAGAAATGAAGGCTATTATAGTGAATTCAGGGCAAGCAGGACTGTTGCCAGCTTTTCAAACCATCAGAGAGAGAAGACCTGATATCCTAACCATAGCTACCATGATGGATGAACCAGATTTAATGTCTAACTACATAGATATGAACTTTTCTACAGACTGGCTGAGAAGAGGGGTTACCATTCCTACAAAAGCCAAAGAAATGGGTGCAAAAACCTTTATTCATTACTCCTTCCCAACCCATTTAGCAAGGGATCTAGTAGCCAATAGAAAAGATGCAATGAAAAGAACTGCTGAAGAATTAGGTATGGAATTCGTTGAAATTATAACACCAGACCCACAAACAGGAGACGGTACAGCACCCATGCTTCAATTTTTAAGAGAAGATATACCAAGGCAGATAACAAAATATGGACCAGATATAAATATATTTGGATCTAACTGTCCTATGTACGATGTTATATTAGATGAAGCCTTAAAATCAAAATTCATTGTAGCGGAGCAATGTTGTCCTACTCCAACACAAGCTTATCCTACGGTAATGGGATTAGAAATAGCTCCTGAGGATATAGGAAACTTTGATTTAATTAATGCAATGATCACTGAAAAGGTAAAAGAAGCTGAAATGACAGGAAGACTTTCAGGATGGGCTATGCCATCAAGTGTATATATTCCACAGTTCGAAATAGAGCTTGCTAAGTATATTATAGAGAAGGAAATAGATCATAAGGACGTATTAAACAAAGCGTTTTTAGATGATTTTTCTAAAGAAGTAATGGGAGTTCGTGGTGATTTTGAGCCTATGGGAGAGTATGATAACTACTTTATGTTGGTTTTAGATTCAATATATTATTAA
- a CDS encoding double-cubane-cluster-containing anaerobic reductase, whose product MNNLPKMFEAFDDARRKGFVEVKKLKEDGKKVVGIYCAYSPSELIMAAGAVPIGLCGTSEESIPAAEKHLPRNLCPLIKSSYGFAITDTCPYFYFSDLLVGETTCDGKKKMYEYLGEIKPMHVMQLPQTNKGEHSFNLWKEEIRVLKDRLEKEFDVEITEEKLKEAIKSKNEERQILKEFYELGKLCPPPITGTEMFQVLYGSGFKLDKEAQKQYIRDIIEEVKKNIESNQQKVSKDTPRILITGCPIGGASEKVIKLIEENGGVVVCYENCSGAKPNDRLVDETIDPIDALTDKYLNIPCSVMSPNDERIDLLSRLIDEYKIDGVVEVILQACHTYSVESYRIKKFTNQEKNIPYLNIETDYSQSDIGQLKTRIAAFIEML is encoded by the coding sequence ATGAATAATTTGCCTAAAATGTTTGAAGCATTTGATGATGCAAGGCGGAAAGGTTTTGTAGAAGTAAAGAAGCTAAAGGAAGATGGAAAAAAAGTAGTAGGAATCTATTGCGCTTATTCGCCAAGTGAACTTATTATGGCAGCAGGGGCTGTGCCTATTGGACTATGCGGCACCAGCGAAGAATCTATACCTGCAGCCGAAAAACATCTTCCAAGAAATCTTTGTCCTTTAATTAAGTCCAGCTACGGGTTTGCTATAACTGATACATGTCCTTATTTTTATTTTTCTGATCTGCTTGTAGGAGAAACTACTTGTGATGGTAAGAAAAAGATGTATGAATACTTAGGAGAAATTAAGCCTATGCATGTAATGCAATTACCTCAAACCAATAAAGGAGAGCATTCCTTCAACCTATGGAAAGAGGAAATCCGAGTATTAAAAGATCGTTTGGAAAAAGAGTTTGATGTAGAAATAACAGAAGAAAAACTAAAGGAAGCAATCAAAAGCAAAAATGAAGAAAGACAAATACTAAAGGAATTTTATGAGTTAGGAAAATTATGTCCTCCACCTATTACTGGGACAGAAATGTTTCAAGTATTGTATGGAAGTGGATTTAAATTAGATAAAGAGGCGCAGAAACAATATATAAGAGATATTATTGAGGAAGTGAAGAAAAACATCGAAAGCAATCAGCAGAAAGTTTCAAAGGACACTCCTAGAATACTAATAACAGGATGTCCTATTGGGGGTGCATCCGAAAAAGTCATTAAGCTGATTGAAGAAAATGGTGGTGTAGTGGTTTGCTACGAAAATTGCAGCGGAGCAAAACCTAATGATCGATTAGTAGATGAAACCATTGACCCTATTGATGCTTTAACAGATAAATATTTAAATATTCCTTGTTCAGTTATGTCACCAAATGATGAACGAATTGACTTGTTATCTCGATTAATTGATGAGTATAAAATAGATGGGGTAGTGGAGGTAATTCTACAAGCTTGTCATACTTATAGCGTAGAGAGCTATAGAATAAAAAAATTTACGAATCAAGAAAAGAACATTCCCTACTTAAATATAGAAACTGACTACTCCCAATCAGACATTGGTCAACTGAAGACGCGGATAGCTGCTTTTATAGAAATGCTTTAA
- a CDS encoding DUF3189 family protein, which produces MIYIYNCYAGTHSSSLASAIHLNKLPLNRVPTREEILDTDYFNRLKFKDMGRIIFRGIDEEGNKVFSVGRGTSRVLIPCLKNLITILHNECGMHEKIIFSNMSPTVTLPMTIGGFLSRGLGMDFVGVPLLVLGSQQAHKHVIEVVNHTKAAAKNLNESVLILSNETLGKH; this is translated from the coding sequence ATGATTTATATATATAACTGTTATGCTGGAACCCATTCATCTTCTCTTGCATCTGCTATTCATCTAAATAAACTTCCTTTAAATAGAGTTCCAACGAGGGAAGAAATATTGGATACCGATTATTTTAATAGACTTAAGTTCAAGGATATGGGAAGAATCATCTTTCGGGGAATTGATGAAGAAGGGAATAAGGTATTTAGTGTAGGAAGAGGAACATCAAGAGTACTTATACCATGTCTTAAAAATTTGATAACAATTTTACATAATGAATGTGGTATGCATGAAAAGATTATATTTTCAAATATGTCTCCTACTGTTACTTTACCAATGACGATAGGAGGGTTTCTGTCTAGGGGGCTAGGAATGGATTTTGTTGGGGTTCCTCTACTAGTATTAGGAAGCCAGCAGGCGCATAAACATGTGATAGAGGTTGTTAATCACACTAAAGCTGCTGCAAAAAACTTAAATGAGAGTGTGCTTATACTTTCAAATGAAACCCTAGGAAAACATTAG
- a CDS encoding cysteine desulfurase family protein, with product MIYLDYNATTPIDKEVADAMLPYLYGGFGNPSSTHELGVTAKKAVEYARKQVAMILNCSPEEIIFTSGGSESNNTVIKGVAFTYKNQGNHIITTQVEHPAIINPCKFLEKLGYEVTYLPVDKYGMVNPLDVEKAVTDKTILITIMHSNNEVGTIQPIEEIAEVCKKYNILFHTDASQSIGKVPVDVKSLGVDFLTVAGHKLYAPKGIGALYIRDGINIEPLIHGAGHEGGKRAGTENIILDVALGKACEIAMENLKESRIKELTEYFYKKLKENFDKKIHLNGHPEKRLPNTLNVSFIGYNGHEVLRNLNETAASTGSACHSGLTTISPVLEAMGVSEEIGRGAVRFSLGSYTTKEEIDTVIENLYEIL from the coding sequence ATGATTTATTTAGACTATAATGCAACAACGCCAATAGACAAAGAAGTGGCAGACGCTATGCTTCCCTATCTCTATGGAGGTTTTGGGAACCCTTCCAGCACTCATGAATTAGGTGTTACTGCTAAAAAAGCTGTTGAATATGCAAGGAAGCAGGTGGCAATGATATTAAATTGCTCGCCTGAAGAAATAATCTTTACAAGTGGTGGAAGTGAATCAAATAATACTGTTATTAAAGGGGTAGCCTTTACCTATAAAAATCAAGGCAATCATATTATAACTACCCAAGTGGAACATCCTGCTATTATAAACCCATGTAAGTTTTTAGAAAAACTAGGCTATGAAGTCACCTATTTGCCGGTTGATAAATATGGTATGGTAAACCCTTTGGATGTTGAAAAAGCAGTTACTGACAAAACCATATTGATTACTATAATGCATTCTAATAATGAAGTTGGTACTATTCAACCAATAGAAGAAATAGCAGAAGTTTGTAAAAAGTATAATATTCTATTCCACACAGATGCTTCACAGTCAATAGGTAAAGTACCTGTAGATGTTAAAAGCTTAGGAGTAGATTTTTTAACTGTTGCAGGACATAAGTTATATGCTCCTAAAGGCATCGGAGCATTGTATATTAGAGATGGAATAAATATTGAGCCATTGATCCATGGAGCTGGACATGAAGGTGGAAAGCGTGCTGGAACAGAAAATATTATTTTAGATGTAGCCTTAGGTAAAGCTTGTGAAATTGCTATGGAGAACTTGAAGGAATCCAGAATAAAAGAATTAACAGAGTATTTTTATAAGAAGCTTAAAGAAAATTTCGATAAAAAGATTCATTTAAACGGGCATCCTGAAAAGAGATTACCTAATACTCTAAATGTTAGCTTTATTGGATACAATGGGCATGAAGTTCTAAGGAACTTAAATGAAACAGCGGCCTCAACGGGTTCTGCTTGTCACTCGGGCTTAACTACAATTTCACCAGTATTAGAGGCAATGGGAGTTTCAGAGGAAATTGGACGGGGTGCTGTAAGATTTAGCCTCGGAAGCTATACAACAAAAGAAGAAATTGATACAGTAATCGAAAACTTATATGAAATTTTATAA